Part of the Moorena sp. SIOASIH genome, TATAACATTACTGGAGCAGGAGCTGGGACAAGTTTGACCTAACGCTTAACCGATCTCGAGAACTGCTTAAACTCTCGAATGTTATTTGCGACAGCTTTTTCAACTGAACCGGATGAAGCCATCAGACGCATCTCGCGATTAACAGGTGACAGATAGTCTAGACCTTCGAGAAACTTGCGGATATCCGATAGAAGACGCTGATAATATTTAGCTGTCACATGTAAGCCTTCATTTTCCTGACAGAAACACTTCTCCATCATCAGTAATGCTTCTTGGTTAGACATGCCAAATAGAGGTGTTTGCAAGAGCTTATACACCATAGGCATAAAATTGCTAGCACAGGTACCAGGGACGGTAGTAGATAGCCCATTAAATACATCGATTTGTAACCTGTAGACCGCTTGGTTAGCAAGGTACTTCTCCCAGATGTTTGGCTTAGGGAAATCCTTATAGATTTCGTGGGACATTAACTGAGACGTTGCGGTGTGAAAACTTTCGTCAAGTAGATGATAACGAGAAACTGCTGTTGGAGCGGGAATAAAATCACGCTTTTTCTCTAATTTCTTATAAAACTGGGAAAAAGTATATTCCCTATTTTTGAGATGTAAATTGCCGATGCCACGGGCAGTATAGTACTGGCTCGCTAGAAAAGGAGAATTACTGATACTGATGGTGTACACATGCATTCCCAAAGGAGAGCTTGTACGTCCACCCATCCCTTTGAAGGGAGATAATGTCTTATCCATTTCCTGAGGTTTGGTTGACCTAGGACAGTGAAAAACTGTTTCGCCCAATAGGGCTATCTCTGTCTTATTCCCAATGTTGTTAAAGGCACGAACATGGTAACGTTCTTGATTAGTTTCAACGTCTAGCGTATGGCAGATAACTTCGTAATCATCAAAGGGAAAGAAGGCATTTGCTGTCACTTCATTGAATAAGATTGTATTAGTTTCAGTAGCAGCAATTAAATAGTAATCCAAAGCCCAAAATAGATGGTTAAGAGCTTTTTTTTGCGAGGGTGAAGCCGCTTCATAGAGGGGGCTACCGTACAGGATTGAAAGCTCTGGCTCACCCCAGTAATAATCGCTATTGCTGCTATAGTCAAAGTTTTTAGACAACTGGTCCATCTTTTCGGTGTAATCCGAATCAGTATTCCGCCGATAATTAATATCCATCAGCTTAAGATTCTTGCGGCCATGGACAACTTGTTCTGATGGAGTTGAAAATTGACTTCCTTTTTCTGGTGCTTTATGGGTTTTTAGCATGATATTATCCTTAGGACAAAATTTACGTAATCTACGTAATCTATAAGTTAGATGGTGTACGGTACTGTGCGGTAGTGTTTAGAGTCAACCTTGTTTTTAGTAATGGTTAATGGCTCGGGAGTAATCACAATTACCAATGACCCATTACCAAGCTTGACAATATCAATAATTAAAAATTAACAAGTTAGGAAAGAGTAACTGGGCGATACTGACTGTAGTAATCTGGCATTTGGAGTCCTTGAATTTTCAAACTTTGTATTCGGTGTAAAAATGCAGCCCCATTCATGATGTGGTGAGCCACATCAACCACACTGCGATTATTTGGAGCAGCGAGGTAAGACCCTTGCACCCAGTTATTAAAGCTGCCCATTGCAGGTCCGCACCAAATCTGATAATCGATTTCTCTGCCTTTCTCCCCTGACTTCGACCAACGAGATGACAATCCTAGGTACCAGCGGAAAATCAGAGCCATTTTCACCTTAGGATTATTGGCAGCTTGTTTTATTTTATCAGGATTTCGTTGGGATATATAAGCTATTGTATCCTCCCAGATTGCTTCAATTTTTCTCTGGAAAATTTGTTTTTCCAGTTTTTCTCTTTCCTGGATCGGAATAGCTTCAATCGAGTCATAGCTTCTATATAACTCAAATAGTTTCTGGGCCCGTAGGGGGAAGAGGGTACCTTTTTTGAGGACTTGCAGTTTTACCCCCATTTCAAACATATCGGCTGCTGGAGCCATGGTGACATCAGTCATATCAGCTTTAGCCAACACTTCCTTAGTATGTTGAGAGGTTCCAGCTTCAAGGCAAGACTGATTAATAGAGCCAGTCATAACATAAGCCGCACCCATCATAAAAGCAGCTAAGGCTGATTGTGGCGTACCAATACCACCAGCAGCTCCAACTCGAATGGGGTTTTCATAACCATATTTTTCCTGAATTTCATCCCTCAAGTCCAAGATAGAAGGTAACAGACAAACCAAAGACCGATTATCTGTATGACCACCTGAATCAGCTTCTACGGTGATATCGTCTGCCATGGGAACTTTTTCTGCCAAAGTTGCCTGTAACTCACTGATTAATCCCTGGTCAACGAGTTTTTTAAGGATTTGTGTTGGAGCAGGCTGGATAAATTTTGCAGCAACTTCTCTTCTGGAGATTTTAGCAATAACTTTATTTTTGATTTCGATTTGATTAGCTGTATTGAGTCCTAATCCAGCAGCTCGATAATAAACAATGTTGGGAGTTAAGTCCAGAAATGCAGACGCTTCTACAGTTTTAACACCATAATTGAGATATAGATCAACAGCATGGCGTTCAATCGCCGGTTCACTGGGACTATGAATTAAATTAAAGGCGTAGGGACCTTGGGGTAAGGCTTGTTGAATACGATTAATAGCTGCTTCCAAGCGGGAAGGACTTAATCCGCCAGCACCAAATGAACTCAAAATTCTCTCTTTGCCGAGAGCAATGACCATGTCTTCAGATGCAATTCCACCAGCCATCGCTCCAGTAACATAGGCAGATTTTACCCCATGAAAGGATAAAAAACTGGGATCGCCTAACTGTTGAATTTGTATTGGTGGAACTGCCATCAGCAGTTCTACTTGAGAGCTCTTGCCATTTTCGGAAGGATACCAGTAGCCTTCTTGGGTTACGCCAATCTGTCCTTGGGATCTAACGATATAACAGGACTTATCTAAGTCTAGCAGTTTGGCCTTAATTCCTCGATCATCAAATGCTATCCCATCCAAAGACCCTTTCCAAACCTGATTTTGACCATAGAAACAATTTAAAAATCCGATTTTATTATCATTTTTATTATCTTTTTTGCTTAGAGGTGTATCTAAAGCATTCATTGGCTTATATCTAGTTTTAGTCATTATAATACAGCTGATTTTGTTAAATTAATTATTAGAGTTACCTGTCAAAACTGGGGAAAGTGCCAGTATAGACCGTACTGACCCTGGCGAAGGATATTGGTGAGACGCACGTTGGTGCCGCTGTAACCTGTGAAATTAACTGAGTCCACAGCTTGATTGGTAACTGCAATCTGTTCTGCCAATTCTGGCGAGAAACCCGCTGCCCGCACTAAGGTGCGGGTAAATTCGTAATGAAAGGTACTGTGTCCTTTGAGTCCGTTGCGGTAGAACTCGTTGTAGGCTTTTGTAGGTAACACCCAGCAGAGAATTAGCACGATGGTAGATACCCAAGTCAATAAAAATAGTGTTTTGCGCTTCATGTTTGGTTGATACACAATTATGATTCAGAATCAAGCAACTGCTTTGAAAAGGTTACTTGGTGCTGAATAATGTCGCTAATTTGCTTCAAGTATTCTTGTTGATTCATTAAAAAAGCAGCATGGTTTTTGGTGATGCGAGATGTATTATAACTCAGTTTTTGATACTGATTTTTGTGTAATTCGCTTAGGTTTACTCCCAGAAACAAATTGTTACTTTTTTTGTCTAATTCTAGACTGTAATTATTATTCTCCAGCGGCATTTTAATGGGCTGGCCATAGTTTAATGTTTCGGTGCTTGTAACGCTGTGATTGAAAGCACGGTTAGCAATATTTTCATGGTTTAGGACAGTACTTTGAAAGTTTGATGAAGTTACGGGTTCAGATGCTTTAAAATTGGGCAAAGTCTGTGGCTGTTCCCAAGTCTTATGAATTAGGACGTTTGATGATAGAGCTTCGGCTATTTCCTGGTTAGTATTGCTCAAAATGGTAGACTTAATCCGGCTCCCACCCAAGGTTATGGTTTTAACCATTGAGCGCCGTTGACCGGAATTTTCTGGTTCCTGAGTATACAGCGGGGACAAATCCAGAGACACTTGATGACTAACTAGCTTTGCCAAGGCTTTGACAATAGAGGTATAGTCGTTTGAACCTCTTTTATTGAGGGAAACTGTGACATGTTCCTTATGCTTGAGGTTTTCACCAATCCATCTAGAACAAGTACTGCCAGCGCCTACCTCCACAAATATCTTGGCTCCATCGTCGTAAACTTGATTAATTAGCCGAGGAAAATCGAGGGGCTGACAAAGACCCTTGGCCATAGCGTGACCAATGGCATGACTCTCAAGGGTAATGGGTTTGTACTCCGCTGCGGAATAAAAAATAGTTTCTGGTTGGCTACAGATAGGTAAACTGGTCAGTCTAGCAAGTTCATGGTATTCAGAAGCCATGGGGTCACAATGAATTACATTATTGCCAGGAGCACGGAAGGCATCGCATTTGAGAGTTTCAATCACCCTCCGACAAGCTTGAGGATCACCAGCAATAACCACTTCTTTTGGCGTATTGATCTGAGTAAGATAGACGCGATTTTCATGTTTGAGACATTCTACAACTTGGGATACCGGAGTCATCAGAACATAGGTACTCCAAATTTGTTTGTGCTGATCATCCTTGCCTTGGGGTAATCCCCAATACTCCCGAACTGCGTTTTTAGGACCAGACAGTCTTGTGCTAAATATAGGAGAGGAGCTTAAGGCATCAATAGCTTGATCATAGTTACTCCAGACGGACTGACCAATCATCATACTAAGTTCACCTACGCTGTACCCAAACGTAGATTGAGCCTGAACTTGGAAATAATCCCTCATAATTATGGTCAAGATTCCAACAAAGCCCATTCCAGATGTGACCATGGTATGGTAATCCTCTAACAGTTGCTGTTCAAGGACTTCGAGTTGCCTTCTTGATAAGGAATTTAAGCTCCTTGGATAAAGAAGTCTTTCCCTGAGGATCGAAGCTATATTGGCGACATGTTTATCTACCTCCTCGTAGAGTTTGGGAAATAGCTGAAAAAGATTCTGACCTAGTCCGATATAGGAATTGAAAGCACCAGGATAAACAAACGCAACGGTACCCCGTTTAGCCAGTGGTTTAGCTGTAAAATAGCTTCCCATAGGGGTTTGCCAGTCTTTACCTGTATCAAAAGCCTTGGGAATCCCCTTAATTGCACGCTGGATCTCTCGTTTTAATTCATCGTTGTTGTGTCCGAGAATTGCCAGGGTATAAATTGCCTGAGAACGTTTTTGAAACCTGGCAAAGGTTTGGCTAGCAGCAGTAGATAGAGAAACACAATTTTCGATAGTTTGTTCTAAATTATGCAGCTGCTCGAGTAACTCCGATTGACCATCAGCAGCAATGGGAAACAGATAAAACGGTGCTTGATGCAAATAGTGGCTGTTGCGATCGCATTGACTCTGTTCCTCTGACAAAATTATATGGGTATAAGTCCCCTCCAGTCCCATACCGTTAATTGCTGCTACTCGTTTGGTGGTGTCTGGTGCTAAAAACCAAGGTCTTGATGCAGTGGCCACATAAAATGGACTACCTTGCCAAACCTCGGGCATTTTAGGACCAGTCCATTGAGGTGTTGCTGGAATATATCGGTGATAGAGACAGAGTGCAGTTTTAATTAAGCTAGCAATTCCTGAAGCAATATAGGTATGACCAATATTTGCCTTGACACTACCTATGGCACAGCTTAAATCAGGGTTGGCAGTTTGATAGGCTTGGGTTAATCCGCGAATTTCTGCCTCATCCTCCTGAGCTACTCCACTACCAAACACTTCTACATAGCCAATATCCCCAGGTGTGATGTCTGCTTGAGTATGAGCCTGTTGACAGGCTTGCATGACAGCTTCAGCTAGAGGCGGTTGAGGGAAAGGATTGACCTGGTCTGATGTCCCACGGGCTTGTACCAAACTGATAGCATCAATCACTGCATAAATACGGTCTTGCTCTTGCTTGGCTGTCTCAAGACGCTTTAAAACCACAGCGCCAGCCCCTTCACCAACCATCCAGCCATTAGTCTTTTGGTCGTAACTCAGGGTATTGACTCCTGTGTTGACCTTTGCCAATTGGTTTCGCAACAACACATTTTCCACGCCCCCAGCTAGGTCAACAGCACCCACAACCACCGCATCTACCTCCCCAGCAGCAAGTAATAGTTGTGCCGTTTCTAGAGCTTTGAAGGTGGAATTTTCCCCAGCACCGAGGGTGAAGGAAGGCCCGTTGAAATCCCACAGAGCAGAAATACGACTGGCTGTGATCACACCAAGGTAACCGAGATGGTCACTGGTTTTTGCTTGGTTGTGGATGCTATCTTTAACAATGCTTTCTAGGGTATCGATAGCTTCGGAGACTAAGGATTGATTCGTGTCAACAAAACTTTCTTTGAGTTGCCAAGACAGATGCCATCGCTGCTGAAGCTGGTGAATAGCAAGTTCGGTTTCTGCAGCGATAATCACTGCCACATTTTCCCCCTCACTTAGTCCTGCATCTTTCACGGCACGCTCAGCTACCTTAAGCATTAGCAGTTGTTGAGGGTTGAGTGTCTCTGCTTCATTGGGCGGTATCTTAAACCGTAATGTGTCGATGTCAAAATCTTCGATGTAAGCGCCTAAGGGTGCTTTACCGTCTGTAAAGCCATAGTCCTTGAGCAATTGCTGTTCCTCGTCGATTCCCTTCCAGCGTTGGTTAGGAAGGGGGATAAAATGCTGGGTTCCATCATAAATACTGCGCTCAAACCGATCCAAGCCATCACAGGAGCCAAAAAAGCTGTCCATCCCCACAATCGCCATCTTAGTAGCTGGCACGGGTGTAGAGGCTTCCGGTTCAAAATCAGGAATTTGTTCGACCTGAGTAGATTGCTCAAGAATCAAATGAGCATTATTTCCCCCAAAACCGAAGGCATTGATGGCTGCGCGTTTAAGCGGTCTATTGTTCGGCCAGGGAGTTGCAGCTCGAACCACTTGCTCCGCCCCAATCACATTATTAGGAGAGCTGAGGGGAGTCGTTATATTAATTGTCGGGGGTATGACACCCTTAGACATACTCAAAATGACTTTAATGATGCTAGCCATACCAGCAGCAGTTAGCAGGTGACCCAGATTAGATTTGACAGAACCCACCAGCATAGACCCTTGATGCTGACCAAAGAAGGTATCTACAGAGCTAAGTTCAGTGGTATCACCAAGGAAAGTACCAGTAGCATGGCATTCTAAATAATCGATGCTCTTTGGACTAATGTTTGCCTCAGCATAGGCTCGTTCATAAGCTAAAATTTGGCCTTTGGGGTTCGGACTCAGCAGGTGCTTTCCTCGACCATCATTGGATAATCCGTTACCACAGATTGTCGCATAAATTTTATCACCATCTCGAATCGCGTCACTGTAGCGCTTGAGCACCACCATACCAATCCCATCTCCTGGCGTTAGACCTTTGGAAGATTGATCTAAGGGTCGGCTGACATCATTTTCAGGGTAACCGTGAACACCAGAAAATAGCATCCGAACAAAAATTGGATCGGCATAACTAACGGCTCCCGCTAACATCAAATCAGCTTTCTGGGATAGTAGGTAATGACTTGCCAATTTCACAGCATACAGTGATGAGGAACAGGCAGAGTCTAGGGTATAGTTAATATCGGATAGAGAAAAAGCTCGGGCGACTAACGCTGACAGCACGCCACAGTTCATGCCATTATACAGAGATAATTGGGCAGATTTCGGTAATTTCGCCAACTGGAAGTTTGGATTCTGCAAAAGCTCCCTAAGTGCAGCTTCGATGGTGTGCTGATAAATCGATCCAAATAGTTGATGTGAGCGTTGAGTAAGGCTTGAGAGATTACCCAAAATTACACCACACTTTGAGAGCACCCTGTCATTGCTCAAATAATTACTGTGTTGCAGTGCTTGTTTGGCAACATACAGGCTCCCTTGCAAGAGAGGATCTAACCCTTCAAGAAGTTCTGATCGCAAGTTGTATCCAGTGACATCAAAGGTAAAATCTCGGATATATCCTCCCATTAAGGAGTAGGTTTTATCCGGTTGATTTTTTAATGGATGAAAAAATCTTGCCGGGTTAACTCCTATCTCCTCCTCAGTCGCTAAGGAAGTAGACTCTTTTTTGCTAATCAGATTCTGCCATAATTCTTCTGGAGTCTTGGCATCAGGAAAGAGGCAAGAAAATCCAATTATTGCTATTTTTTCCATATCAAATTTATAAAATACTATAGCTGTTGCGAATAAATAAGTTATAGTTAGGCTATTAAATTAATGACTATTGGTCAATTATTTACCCTTTGACCATATAGAATAAATAGTTCCTTGGCAGCCAGTCCAACGGTAGTAGATTTGTCCTTCACGATTATGGGCTATGATATCAACACTAACCTTATTAGCTTGTTTAGATTTTAGTTCGGTAGATACATAAAAAGTTTCTCCCGGTGGGATCATAGCAAATTGTTCAAATTTTTGCGATTGGGAAGGTAACAATTCCTCTTGATAAAACGAATCAATTAAAATTCCAGTAGGATGGGTCTGAATATCAGCGATGTAGGGATTGTAAGTTTGAATTGTAAACTGACCTTGTTGTCGGTTACTAATAGATGACCAAGCACAGGCTGCAGTAATTTTTGTAGCACTCAGATTCAAGACCTGTTTCACCCCC contains:
- a CDS encoding PfaD family polyunsaturated fatty acid/polyketide biosynthesis protein, with amino-acid sequence MTKTRYKPMNALDTPLSKKDNKNDNKIGFLNCFYGQNQVWKGSLDGIAFDDRGIKAKLLDLDKSCYIVRSQGQIGVTQEGYWYPSENGKSSQVELLMAVPPIQIQQLGDPSFLSFHGVKSAYVTGAMAGGIASEDMVIALGKERILSSFGAGGLSPSRLEAAINRIQQALPQGPYAFNLIHSPSEPAIERHAVDLYLNYGVKTVEASAFLDLTPNIVYYRAAGLGLNTANQIEIKNKVIAKISRREVAAKFIQPAPTQILKKLVDQGLISELQATLAEKVPMADDITVEADSGGHTDNRSLVCLLPSILDLRDEIQEKYGYENPIRVGAAGGIGTPQSALAAFMMGAAYVMTGSINQSCLEAGTSQHTKEVLAKADMTDVTMAPAADMFEMGVKLQVLKKGTLFPLRAQKLFELYRSYDSIEAIPIQEREKLEKQIFQRKIEAIWEDTIAYISQRNPDKIKQAANNPKVKMALIFRWYLGLSSRWSKSGEKGREIDYQIWCGPAMGSFNNWVQGSYLAAPNNRSVVDVAHHIMNGAAFLHRIQSLKIQGLQMPDYYSQYRPVTLS
- a CDS encoding DUF6765 family protein; this encodes MKRKTLFLLTWVSTIVLILCWVLPTKAYNEFYRNGLKGHSTFHYEFTRTLVRAAGFSPELAEQIAVTNQAVDSVNFTGYSGTNVRLTNILRQGQYGLYWHFPQF
- a CDS encoding PfaB family protein produces the protein MEKIAIIGFSCLFPDAKTPEELWQNLISKKESTSLATEEEIGVNPARFFHPLKNQPDKTYSLMGGYIRDFTFDVTGYNLRSELLEGLDPLLQGSLYVAKQALQHSNYLSNDRVLSKCGVILGNLSSLTQRSHQLFGSIYQHTIEAALRELLQNPNFQLAKLPKSAQLSLYNGMNCGVLSALVARAFSLSDINYTLDSACSSSLYAVKLASHYLLSQKADLMLAGAVSYADPIFVRMLFSGVHGYPENDVSRPLDQSSKGLTPGDGIGMVVLKRYSDAIRDGDKIYATICGNGLSNDGRGKHLLSPNPKGQILAYERAYAEANISPKSIDYLECHATGTFLGDTTELSSVDTFFGQHQGSMLVGSVKSNLGHLLTAAGMASIIKVILSMSKGVIPPTINITTPLSSPNNVIGAEQVVRAATPWPNNRPLKRAAINAFGFGGNNAHLILEQSTQVEQIPDFEPEASTPVPATKMAIVGMDSFFGSCDGLDRFERSIYDGTQHFIPLPNQRWKGIDEEQQLLKDYGFTDGKAPLGAYIEDFDIDTLRFKIPPNEAETLNPQQLLMLKVAERAVKDAGLSEGENVAVIIAAETELAIHQLQQRWHLSWQLKESFVDTNQSLVSEAIDTLESIVKDSIHNQAKTSDHLGYLGVITASRISALWDFNGPSFTLGAGENSTFKALETAQLLLAAGEVDAVVVGAVDLAGGVENVLLRNQLAKVNTGVNTLSYDQKTNGWMVGEGAGAVVLKRLETAKQEQDRIYAVIDAISLVQARGTSDQVNPFPQPPLAEAVMQACQQAHTQADITPGDIGYVEVFGSGVAQEDEAEIRGLTQAYQTANPDLSCAIGSVKANIGHTYIASGIASLIKTALCLYHRYIPATPQWTGPKMPEVWQGSPFYVATASRPWFLAPDTTKRVAAINGMGLEGTYTHIILSEEQSQCDRNSHYLHQAPFYLFPIAADGQSELLEQLHNLEQTIENCVSLSTAASQTFARFQKRSQAIYTLAILGHNNDELKREIQRAIKGIPKAFDTGKDWQTPMGSYFTAKPLAKRGTVAFVYPGAFNSYIGLGQNLFQLFPKLYEEVDKHVANIASILRERLLYPRSLNSLSRRQLEVLEQQLLEDYHTMVTSGMGFVGILTIIMRDYFQVQAQSTFGYSVGELSMMIGQSVWSNYDQAIDALSSSPIFSTRLSGPKNAVREYWGLPQGKDDQHKQIWSTYVLMTPVSQVVECLKHENRVYLTQINTPKEVVIAGDPQACRRVIETLKCDAFRAPGNNVIHCDPMASEYHELARLTSLPICSQPETIFYSAAEYKPITLESHAIGHAMAKGLCQPLDFPRLINQVYDDGAKIFVEVGAGSTCSRWIGENLKHKEHVTVSLNKRGSNDYTSIVKALAKLVSHQVSLDLSPLYTQEPENSGQRRSMVKTITLGGSRIKSTILSNTNQEIAEALSSNVLIHKTWEQPQTLPNFKASEPVTSSNFQSTVLNHENIANRAFNHSVTSTETLNYGQPIKMPLENNNYSLELDKKSNNLFLGVNLSELHKNQYQKLSYNTSRITKNHAAFLMNQQEYLKQISDIIQHQVTFSKQLLDSES